One region of Paenibacillus polymyxa M1 genomic DNA includes:
- a CDS encoding RNA-directed DNA polymerase has product MKISNILTKDVFLNAFEICKEYAKEDFILDINFRLLKDVLLETSREKMSQFYDDFISTDIILAVPEMFSTDIVSIPKGMTGVREYRFFSMYSMVLYNSIGLLFVECTDTNLRDLNFNQKYIYPFYPTKFHKDKDNWKASSDYKEGYSDFLSTLNQQLVVGDIVLRIDISKYFEEMQHKILIKIMQDYASPSLLTKYNLNGENNTITGLDFYFDSLMNKTQSIPQGRKNFVSDYLGYLYLVPFDVKVKELVKSNIMKFKSMVRYVDDIFIIFNKTEETIKNKEVFKELLSIEQRINSWLFDELQLTTNAAKTDRKIIKTSEERRGFLRFTRKTVSSPISKNKLNYQLIYFQNSLRKFKIKEAFSFLLTGEDRENLKVIFDPKFQNYLFQKENVDRTKLILNEITFDLTADYINILIALFFIRRKKKGGNKFTTHLIKFIKKDLNLSDRRHIHILFTALAQNIDKTEEVVIRKKIKADSEILRSNNYGKYLLSFFKIRKKAKREPNLLGQTVYERITEEYIVRKINNNKFFYDIENHYNNLINELIRSPFKDEEAIIQQLIYYANSILNQKWDLAFNYLNNFFHEFCKVQYELKDTDNLNSVINKTSHLLELNELMTIRKFYNYRNFNSISHPSQKGTPSIKISGKILTNYHHTILPIVLKIMKNRE; this is encoded by the coding sequence ATGAAAATCAGTAACATTCTAACTAAAGATGTTTTTCTTAATGCATTTGAGATATGTAAAGAATATGCAAAAGAAGACTTTATACTGGATATTAATTTTCGATTGCTAAAGGATGTTTTGTTAGAGACGAGTAGAGAAAAAATGAGTCAGTTCTATGATGATTTTATTTCTACAGATATAATTCTTGCGGTTCCTGAGATGTTTTCTACTGATATTGTTTCAATACCTAAGGGTATGACAGGAGTAAGAGAATATCGTTTTTTTTCAATGTATTCTATGGTCTTATATAACTCAATAGGTTTATTATTTGTAGAATGTACGGATACTAATCTAAGAGACTTGAACTTTAATCAGAAATATATTTACCCATTTTATCCTACAAAATTTCATAAAGATAAGGACAATTGGAAGGCAAGTAGTGATTATAAAGAAGGTTATTCAGACTTTTTATCTACTCTAAATCAACAATTAGTAGTAGGAGATATTGTACTTAGAATAGATATTAGTAAATATTTTGAAGAAATGCAGCACAAAATTTTAATCAAGATCATGCAGGATTATGCATCGCCATCATTATTAACTAAATATAATCTAAATGGTGAAAATAACACTATAACTGGTTTGGATTTCTATTTCGATTCTTTAATGAATAAGACTCAATCTATACCTCAAGGCAGGAAGAACTTTGTATCAGACTATTTGGGATATCTTTATTTGGTACCATTTGATGTTAAAGTAAAAGAACTTGTCAAAAGTAATATTATGAAGTTTAAGAGCATGGTTAGATATGTTGATGATATCTTTATCATCTTTAATAAAACTGAGGAAACGATAAAGAATAAGGAAGTTTTTAAAGAATTACTATCAATTGAACAACGTATAAATAGCTGGTTATTTGATGAATTACAATTGACTACCAATGCAGCAAAAACAGATAGAAAAATCATAAAAACCAGTGAAGAAAGAAGAGGGTTTTTAAGATTTACTCGGAAGACAGTTTCATCACCTATTTCAAAAAACAAACTTAATTATCAATTGATCTACTTTCAGAATTCGTTAAGAAAATTCAAAATAAAGGAAGCTTTTTCATTTCTTTTAACTGGAGAAGATAGAGAAAATTTAAAAGTTATTTTCGATCCAAAGTTTCAAAACTATCTGTTTCAAAAAGAAAATGTTGATAGAACAAAGCTGATATTAAATGAAATTACATTTGATTTGACAGCTGACTATATTAACATACTTATAGCTCTTTTTTTCATTAGAAGGAAAAAAAAGGGTGGGAATAAATTTACGACACATTTGATTAAATTTATCAAGAAAGATTTAAACTTAAGTGATAGAAGACATATTCATATTTTGTTTACTGCGTTAGCTCAAAACATTGACAAAACAGAAGAGGTGGTAATAAGAAAAAAAATTAAAGCTGATAGTGAAATTTTACGAAGTAATAATTATGGTAAATATTTACTTTCTTTTTTTAAAATCAGAAAAAAAGCTAAGAGAGAACCAAATCTTTTGGGTCAAACTGTCTACGAAAGGATAACTGAGGAGTACATTGTAAGAAAGATTAATAACAATAAGTTTTTCTATGACATAGAAAATCATTATAATAACTTAATTAATGAATTGATCAGAAGTCCATTTAAGGATGAAGAGGCGATAATACAGCAACTCATTTATTATGCCAATAGCATACTGAATCAAAAATGGGATTTGGCTTTTAATTATTTGAATAATTTTTTCCATGAGTTTTGTAAAGTTCAATACGAACTAAAAGATACTGATAATTTAAACTCAGTGATTAACAAAACTTCTCATCTTTTAGAACTGAATGAATTAATGACTATTAGAAAATTCTATAACTATAGGAATTTCAACTCTATTTCACACCCAAGCCAGAAGGGAACACCTTCGATAAAAATTTCCGGTAAAATTCTTACAAATTACCATCACACCATTCTTCCGATTGTATTGAAAATTATGAAGAATAGGGAGTAA
- a CDS encoding IS3 family transposase, with translation MRKIRRVFTEQEIKALESNPSVLRVSEKNITYSPAFKIAAVQANQAGHTPTEIFVQAGFNVELIGQETPKRCLDRWRKTYASSGDAGLLEERRGKGSSGRPASREPSAEEKLRLAEARIKLLEAENELLKKLEALERHKDNNELLASSERFQLINQVVRKHGLRRVIRYLCKLAEVSTSGYYRWCAAEEHRQLREAADERDFLLLKAHFDALRGKAGALVIKMRLERLHGIVMNHKKIRRLMRKFKLVAVIRQANPYRKMAKATQEHRTCPNLLKRRFDHGEPERVLLTDITYMHYGNGQRAYLSCVKDGATKEILAHYLSSSLKLSLVQQTLKRLLNRLGGEVHPEAIFHSDQGFHYTHPEVRSMIAKAGFNQSMSRKGNCWDNASMETFFGHMKDELEFKDCSCLQELRVRVNEYITYYNTERFQWTLKKMTPDEYRSHLIAA, from the coding sequence ATGAGAAAAATCAGACGAGTTTTTACGGAGCAAGAGATCAAGGCGCTGGAGTCAAATCCATCCGTTCTTCGCGTATCAGAGAAGAATATCACGTATTCTCCTGCCTTTAAGATTGCAGCCGTACAGGCCAATCAAGCAGGGCATACACCCACGGAAATCTTCGTACAGGCAGGATTTAACGTCGAACTCATTGGACAGGAGACGCCAAAAAGATGTCTGGATCGTTGGCGAAAAACATATGCTTCTTCAGGTGATGCGGGGCTGCTGGAAGAGCGTAGGGGGAAGGGAAGCTCAGGAAGACCGGCTAGTCGTGAGCCATCGGCTGAGGAAAAACTCCGTCTTGCTGAGGCACGTATCAAGCTTTTGGAAGCCGAGAATGAACTCTTAAAAAAGCTAGAAGCGCTCGAAAGGCACAAAGACAACAATGAATTACTAGCGTCTTCCGAGCGCTTTCAGCTCATCAATCAAGTTGTTCGTAAACATGGATTGAGACGTGTGATTCGCTATCTTTGTAAGCTTGCTGAGGTAAGTACGAGCGGGTACTATCGCTGGTGTGCGGCAGAAGAACATCGCCAGCTTCGAGAAGCTGCCGATGAACGAGACTTTTTACTGCTGAAGGCGCACTTTGATGCACTTCGAGGGAAGGCTGGCGCGCTGGTCATCAAGATGAGGTTAGAACGTCTTCATGGAATCGTTATGAATCACAAGAAAATTCGCCGTTTGATGCGGAAATTCAAACTCGTTGCTGTGATTCGTCAAGCGAATCCCTATCGTAAAATGGCTAAAGCCACACAAGAGCACCGCACCTGCCCGAACCTCCTGAAGCGTCGGTTTGACCATGGAGAGCCTGAAAGGGTATTGCTAACCGACATTACTTATATGCATTATGGAAATGGCCAGCGGGCTTATTTGTCCTGTGTAAAGGATGGTGCAACAAAAGAAATCTTAGCTCACTATCTGTCCTCTTCTTTGAAATTGTCTCTTGTCCAACAAACACTGAAGCGACTGCTTAACCGTTTAGGCGGGGAAGTCCATCCGGAGGCTATCTTTCACTCTGATCAGGGATTCCATTACACACATCCTGAGGTTCGTTCCATGATCGCTAAAGCTGGCTTTAACCAATCGATGTCACGCAAAGGAAACTGTTGGGATAATGCTTCTATGGAGACGTTCTTCGGGCATATGAAGGATGAATTAGAGTTCAAGGATTGCTCATGCCTACAAGAGTTGCGAGTTCGTGTCAACGAATACATCACTTATTACAATACCGAACGGTTCCAATGGACATTAAAAAAGATGACTCCTGATGAATACAGAAGTCATCTCATTGCTGCTTGA
- a CDS encoding ran-binding protein 10 — MKKLLPILLSLFLLPWFSQITHAATPESISLIPVMKNDTTPSGKISYSAARSGLEGYRAFDGKPNYSTDGTYSAWGTAPQSGWLAYEFPTPKIVTKYVLYYGGYSTNRPPDAGKDMPNTWTFEGSNDGKNWTVLDNKAEYIFTEGANEFSLKNKDQFKTYRINITKNNGATGKDVNLAIHEMEMWGYDPATQTPDPVDPTPSPNPDPSNPTDPTEPTQPTGDRAILTITMDTGLEKEFDLSMKEINSFISWYEAKQAGSGTASYAIDKHNNNKGPFSNRKDYVIFNKILTFEVSEYSTK, encoded by the coding sequence ATGAAAAAACTATTACCTATTCTACTTTCTCTATTCTTACTTCCTTGGTTCTCCCAAATAACACATGCAGCTACTCCCGAATCCATCAGTTTAATACCTGTTATGAAAAATGATACTACCCCTTCAGGTAAAATCAGTTATAGTGCCGCACGCAGTGGCCTCGAAGGATATAGAGCATTTGATGGAAAACCGAACTATAGCACAGATGGAACCTATAGTGCTTGGGGTACAGCGCCTCAAAGTGGATGGCTTGCTTATGAGTTTCCAACTCCGAAAATTGTTACTAAATATGTTCTTTATTACGGAGGCTACTCTACTAACAGACCACCAGATGCTGGTAAGGATATGCCTAATACTTGGACTTTCGAGGGGTCGAATGACGGAAAAAATTGGACCGTTCTTGATAATAAAGCCGAATATATTTTCACTGAAGGAGCTAATGAATTTTCACTTAAAAACAAAGATCAATTTAAAACCTACAGAATAAATATTACTAAAAATAATGGAGCTACTGGCAAGGATGTCAATCTGGCCATTCATGAAATGGAAATGTGGGGTTACGACCCTGCAACTCAAACTCCTGATCCTGTAGATCCAACACCGAGCCCTAATCCTGATCCGTCTAATCCTACAGATCCAACCGAACCAACACAACCAACTGGTGACCGTGCAATTCTGACTATAACAATGGATACTGGTCTGGAGAAGGAATTCGATCTGAGCATGAAAGAAATAAACTCTTTCATTTCTTGGTATGAAGCAAAACAAGCAGGTTCAGGTACAGCATCTTATGCCATTGATAAGCACAATAACAACAAAGGTCCATTCAGTAACCGTAAAGACTATGTAATTTTCAATAAAATACTCACATTTGAAGTAAGTGAGTATTCAACTAAATAA